From Mya arenaria isolate MELC-2E11 chromosome 12, ASM2691426v1, the proteins below share one genomic window:
- the LOC128210208 gene encoding histamine H2 receptor-like, protein MYGVLKQNMTCKGNLHEPTGPDKLKCFIIVVVMTLIIVGNVCCIVVFNHPRSKRFFMKRVRYMMTSLSCSDLGFGLLVCPSTIYSSLYHCWPFGDVFCRIEALLISALFHQSTLNMVLIAVDRYCIVHLRRYNSYMSSERFLKLIISTWIVVFTCYSIVIFAGGQYYFDEFGINCEPFYKNEKVTLSVISIFYFLPSLIFLFCYMSIYRTACKRKVLTISGDDKHGRMVSANIRTSKYLAAITVGYFVAVSPWNMTTFIISAAKISVNVHVDFTMTWLSLSNSFWNCLIYGAMNRKFRRAAKQFACGYLAKSQTESTDKSTEDFSAVGDSTYSRYKQRSIQKSVVGELICSIQPIFSWIIIIIIFHYEV, encoded by the exons ATGTACGGagtattgaaacaaaatatgacatGCAAAGGAAACCTGCACGAACCTACGGGGCCGGACaagttaaaatgtttcattattgtGGTCGTCATGACGCTCATTATTGTTGGCAACGTCTGCTGCATCGTCGTGTTCAACCATCCTCGGTCAAAGCGATTCTTTATGAAGCGTGTGAGGTACATGATGACGTCACTAAGTTGCTCGGACCTCGGGTTCGGGTTGCTCGTCTGCCCATCAACTATCTACTCTTCGCTATACCACTGCTGGCCGTTCGGAGATGTCTTTTGCCGCATTGAAGCTCTCTTAATCTCTGCGCTTTTCCACCAGTCAACTCTCAACATGGTGCTGATTGCGGTGGACCGGTATTGCATCGTTCATTTGCGACGGTACAATAGTTACATGAGCTCCGAACGCTTCCTGAAGCTTATCATTTCAACGTGGATAGTGGTTTTTACCTGTTATTCAATCGTCATTTTTGCCGGAGGACAATATTACTTCGATGAGTTTGGAATAAACTGTGAACCATTTTATAAAAACGAAAAGGTTACATTGTCTGTAATCAGCATTTTCTATTTCTTGCCTTCTCTTATATTCCTTTTCTGCTACATGTCAATCTACCGAACGGCTTGCAAAAGAAAGGTGCTGACAATCTCTGGGGATGACAAG CATGGAAGAATGGTGTCTGCTAACATAAGAACATCAAAGTATCTAGCGGCGATAACGGTGGGCTACTTTGTGGCGGTTTCACCTTGGAATATGACCACTTTTATCATTAGTGCCGCGAAGATAAGTGTCAACGTTCACGTAGACTTCACCATGACGTGGCTGTCACTTAGCAACAGTTTCTGGAACTGTCTTATTTACGGCGCCATGAACCGGAAGTTCCGACGTGCGGCTAAGCAGTTTGCGTGTGGATATTTGGCTAAATCACAAACGGAATCTACCGATAAGTCAACGGAAGATTTTAGCGCCGTTGGGGATTCGACGTATTCGCGGTACAAGCAGCGTTCTATTCAGAAG agCGTGGTCGGAGAATTGATATGTAGTATCCAGCCTATATTCAGttggatcatcatcatcatcatttttcaCTACGAGGTATAA